Proteins encoded in a region of the Oscillospiraceae bacterium genome:
- the rlmD gene encoding 23S rRNA (uracil(1939)-C(5))-methyltransferase RlmD encodes MKKNEIFKAEIIDTNNLGFGVCRINDKVVFVSGAVTGDIAEIKIIKTAPSYSVGIPVSFDVKSPMRCQVSCPVSSSCGGCAYSLINYTAELESKKRAVIYAMKKAGVYVDVADVLSTGRITGYRNKAQYPVACNANTGRIYAGFYAPKTHRVIEATRCMLQPEVFSDITEFILAFLNDKKVSAYSEETGKGTVRHIYLRRAEAEKQIMVCLVVNSNTFELAYELAEQLKFRFPEITSFMLNHNTTNTNVILGKNFTLISGKPYIEDILCGVKVRISPDGFYQVNREGAELLYNTGIKAASLKKGDLVLDLYCGAGMISLAASKIVPEIKIIGVEIVESAVENARLNARANGVYDAEYYQGDASDLDSILACRKEKPACVIVDPPRKGCAASTLDYIVKTGTEKILYISCDPDTLARDMAILTGKGYAPSTSVIPVDMFPRTGHVETVVLMTRNI; translated from the coding sequence ATGAAGAAAAATGAAATATTCAAAGCTGAGATAATTGATACGAACAATCTCGGATTCGGTGTTTGCCGAATAAATGATAAAGTCGTATTCGTATCCGGAGCTGTTACCGGAGATATTGCCGAAATAAAAATAATAAAGACTGCACCGTCATACTCCGTTGGGATCCCGGTATCATTTGATGTAAAATCACCTATGCGATGCCAGGTGTCTTGTCCGGTTAGTTCATCATGCGGCGGATGTGCTTATTCTCTTATTAATTATACGGCGGAGCTTGAATCAAAAAAGCGCGCTGTTATATATGCGATGAAAAAAGCCGGAGTGTATGTGGATGTCGCGGATGTTTTATCGACAGGGAGAATAACAGGATACAGAAACAAAGCGCAATATCCTGTCGCCTGCAACGCAAATACAGGACGCATATACGCCGGATTTTACGCACCTAAAACACATCGTGTTATTGAAGCGACAAGATGTATGCTTCAACCGGAAGTTTTCAGCGATATAACTGAGTTTATTTTGGCATTTTTAAATGATAAAAAAGTATCGGCTTATTCGGAAGAAACGGGAAAGGGAACTGTCAGGCATATTTATTTAAGACGCGCAGAAGCCGAAAAGCAGATCATGGTGTGTCTTGTTGTTAATTCAAACACTTTTGAATTGGCGTATGAATTGGCGGAACAGCTTAAATTTCGATTTCCGGAAATAACTTCGTTTATGCTCAATCACAATACCACAAATACTAACGTGATACTCGGAAAGAATTTTACTCTTATATCCGGAAAACCTTATATAGAGGATATTTTATGCGGAGTGAAAGTAAGGATATCGCCTGACGGCTTTTATCAGGTGAACCGCGAAGGAGCGGAGCTTTTATATAATACGGGAATAAAAGCCGCGAGCTTGAAAAAAGGCGATCTTGTTCTTGATTTGTACTGCGGAGCAGGAATGATTTCGCTTGCCGCATCTAAAATTGTACCCGAAATAAAAATTATCGGCGTCGAAATAGTTGAAAGCGCTGTTGAAAACGCGAGGCTGAACGCCAGAGCAAACGGAGTATATGACGCCGAGTATTATCAAGGCGATGCCTCTGATCTTGATTCGATCCTCGCTTGCCGGAAGGAAAAGCCCGCATGCGTGATAGTCGATCCTCCGCGTAAAGGCTGCGCGGCTTCGACGCTTGATTATATCGTCAAGACCGGCACCGAAAAAATTTTATATATTTCCTGTGATCCGGATACGCTTGCCCGCGATATGGCGATATTGACAGGGAAGGGATATGCTCCTTCGACGAGCGTAATTCCTGTCGATATGTTCCCGCGCACGGGTCACGTTGAGACGGTAGTATTGATGACGCGCAATATATAG
- a CDS encoding polysaccharide deacetylase family protein, translating into MKKSIRLCLITAAVMIFSSVAVPAGYSYDSYSWYFCQRVEHQRPSSPSEASFFSKYDAHYLGPDEKVVYLTFDVGYENGNVEKAANILRKQNVTAAFFTLPHFLKKNQELVKRLKDDGNLICNHTYSHKDMSKYTSFEEFEAELVKNEKLYYDLYGCEMSKFYRPPEGKFSEANLAWAQKMDYTTIFWSVAYADWDEKCQPDPRKAFEKLKKRTHNGAVILLHPTSSTNAAILEEYILYLKDNGYRFGSVSELCQANSGAGAIIPSNGKIMCKNSEAKKK; encoded by the coding sequence ATGAAAAAATCAATACGGCTTTGCCTTATCACCGCCGCGGTAATGATATTTTCATCCGTTGCGGTACCGGCAGGATATTCGTATGATTCTTATTCGTGGTATTTCTGTCAAAGGGTTGAGCATCAAAGGCCATCTTCTCCTTCAGAAGCATCGTTTTTTTCAAAATACGACGCGCATTATTTAGGACCTGATGAAAAAGTGGTTTATCTGACCTTCGATGTCGGATATGAAAACGGAAATGTCGAGAAAGCCGCCAATATATTAAGGAAACAAAATGTGACGGCTGCATTTTTTACACTTCCTCACTTTTTGAAAAAGAATCAGGAGCTTGTAAAGCGACTGAAGGACGATGGCAACCTTATATGTAATCACACTTATTCTCACAAAGATATGTCAAAATATACTTCGTTTGAAGAATTTGAAGCAGAATTAGTGAAAAACGAAAAATTATATTATGACCTTTACGGATGTGAGATGTCGAAATTTTATCGTCCTCCTGAAGGAAAGTTTTCAGAAGCAAATCTTGCTTGGGCACAAAAAATGGATTATACAACCATATTTTGGAGCGTGGCTTATGCGGACTGGGATGAAAAATGTCAGCCGGATCCCCGAAAAGCGTTTGAAAAGTTAAAAAAGCGGACTCATAACGGAGCTGTTATTCTTCTTCATCCGACATCGTCGACAAATGCGGCGATCCTTGAAGAATATATACTCTATCTTAAAGATAATGGGTATAGATTTGGCAGCGTAAGTGAGCTGTGTCAGGCAAATTCAGGCGCCGGAGCTATAATTCCAAGCAATGGTAAAATCATGTGCAAAAATTCAGAAGCTAAAAAAAAATAG
- a CDS encoding polysaccharide deacetylase family protein, protein MILCILKQYSIKATFFVIGSNAAKYPDRVKKIFDDGHEIGNHTYNHIMINTYPKEIVAEEINKTSDIIFEITGKRPVVFRPPGGAYNDSYVNMIINMGYRCVLWSVDTRDWSMPPVDKIIVGVISDTTDGDVILFHDYNMKNSPTPKALKAVIPKLLARGYEFVTISELFADCVEDADNR, encoded by the coding sequence ATGATACTGTGTATTTTAAAACAATACAGTATAAAAGCCACATTTTTTGTGATCGGATCAAACGCGGCAAAATACCCGGACAGAGTTAAAAAGATATTTGATGACGGACATGAGATAGGCAATCACACTTATAATCATATCATGATCAACACTTATCCGAAAGAAATTGTCGCTGAGGAAATCAATAAAACATCGGATATTATTTTTGAGATAACCGGGAAAAGACCGGTGGTATTCAGACCACCCGGAGGAGCATATAACGACAGCTATGTCAATATGATTATCAATATGGGATATAGATGCGTTTTATGGTCGGTTGATACGCGTGATTGGTCAATGCCTCCCGTTGATAAAATAATCGTGGGGGTGATCAGCGATACGACCGACGGGGATGTTATACTGTTTCATGATTATAATATGAAAAACAGTCCGACTCCCAAAGCTCTTAAGGCTGTGATACCAAAGCTTTTGGCAAGAGGATATGAATTCGTAACCATAAGTGAACTTTTTGCTGATTGTGTAGAAGACGCAGATAACAGGTAA
- a CDS encoding MBL fold metallo-hydrolase has product MKVYIFIKGELATNTYFCVDESTNEAIVIDPGMRGDLIYEKAAGKSLNIKLILLTHAHFDHAMGCKDLIKLSGAKLAVHYSDEELLADSWKNYADIYFGQKVDDYPYVKADILFKDGDEFVLGKNVFKVMHTPGHTMGSCVFICDNMIFSGDTLFSEGAGRTDLYGGDAAMMEVSLKKLSELKGEYKILPGHGRSRTVNFDIT; this is encoded by the coding sequence ATGAAGGTTTATATATTTATCAAAGGTGAGCTTGCCACCAACACCTATTTTTGTGTTGACGAAAGTACGAACGAAGCAATTGTGATTGATCCCGGAATGAGGGGTGATCTCATTTACGAAAAAGCGGCGGGAAAATCACTTAATATAAAGCTTATACTTCTTACTCATGCGCATTTCGATCACGCGATGGGCTGTAAGGATTTAATAAAGCTTTCAGGAGCGAAGCTTGCTGTACATTATTCCGACGAGGAGCTTCTTGCTGACAGCTGGAAAAATTATGCTGATATTTATTTCGGTCAGAAGGTGGACGACTATCCTTATGTAAAAGCAGATATCTTATTTAAGGATGGTGATGAATTCGTGTTGGGGAAAAACGTTTTCAAAGTAATGCATACACCTGGACATACAATGGGTTCATGCGTTTTTATCTGTGATAACATGATTTTTTCCGGAGATACACTGTTTTCCGAAGGAGCCGGCAGAACGGATCTTTACGGGGGTGATGCCGCAATGATGGAAGTGTCACTAAAAAAGCTGTCAGAGCTTAAAGGAGAATATAAAATTCTGCCCGGACATGGCAGATCAAGGACAGTAAATTTTGATATAACTTAA
- a CDS encoding dihydropteroate synthase gives MILIGEKINSSIPKTQEMMKSNDYEGIASVIKLQEKWGADYIDLNTGVFTDEAERLKSLIKLTLENTSENTGIMLDSASPDTLLKTINLTGNRKLIINSVTLTIRFSEIIPEFKKIIESGREAYVVAMPIEKRTPSTIEERLKNVDSVVKKLHDAGIEDKNVFLDVLAETVAVEDNAAVKLFDTLKYVKSKYPEIKTVCGMSNISFGLPKRIKINCAVVAIANSLGLDAAICDVTSAEFMTAFRASEMLCGRDEYCMGYIDFLRDNGL, from the coding sequence ATGATTCTTATAGGAGAAAAAATCAACAGTTCGATCCCCAAAACACAGGAAATGATGAAAAGCAACGATTATGAAGGAATCGCATCTGTCATAAAGCTTCAGGAGAAATGGGGGGCGGACTATATAGATTTGAACACGGGCGTTTTTACAGACGAAGCGGAAAGGCTGAAGAGCTTGATCAAGCTTACGCTTGAGAACACTTCGGAGAATACAGGAATAATGCTTGACAGCGCTTCACCTGATACGCTTTTAAAAACAATTAATCTCACGGGAAACAGAAAGCTGATAATTAATTCGGTTACTCTGACCATTAGATTTTCAGAAATAATTCCGGAATTTAAAAAAATAATTGAATCAGGGCGCGAAGCTTATGTGGTAGCTATGCCGATTGAAAAACGGACGCCGTCCACAATCGAAGAACGTCTGAAAAACGTGGATTCTGTAGTAAAAAAGCTGCATGACGCAGGAATTGAAGATAAAAACGTTTTCCTTGATGTATTGGCGGAGACAGTAGCAGTTGAAGATAATGCAGCTGTCAAGCTCTTTGACACACTTAAATATGTAAAAAGTAAATATCCGGAGATTAAAACTGTTTGCGGAATGTCTAATATATCCTTCGGACTTCCAAAACGGATTAAAATAAATTGCGCAGTTGTTGCGATTGCAAACAGTCTCGGGCTTGACGCCGCGATATGCGATGTTACCTCGGCAGAATTCATGACTGCTTTCCGCGCAAGCGAAATGCTATGCGGACGTGATGAATACTGCATGGGATATATCGACTTTTTGAGAGATAACGGACTGTAA
- a CDS encoding bifunctional homocysteine S-methyltransferase/methylenetetrahydrofolate reductase gives MINKYPLIFDGGFGTLYYELTSDESICEKANLITPEIVEKIHREYIKAGADCITTNTFGINSETFPDIHERIHTINEGFSIANKAAAESGRDIKVFADFGTMSSCEKPSEEYLINAKEFINLKANYFIFETQTEFTPLIPALKYIKEKNPDAFIIVSFAVSADGFTSSGLYYKTLISDAEYSPYTSAVGINCVCGPAHMARLVSDLPKTVKPLSVMPNAGYPSSINGRIYFRSNYKYFADKIAEMRAYGAMILGGCCGTTPEHISEISNIIKGSADGASTVYVTSREEKKHEQTEKVTNPQSALFSSGRSLIHGKKFIAAEIAPPPDTDISYTDKTASDLYERGADVITVSDSPLARVRADSLITAAHIKHKTGLDVMPHLTCRDRNFIAIKGGLIALASEGINKIFIITGDPPAKSTGMRVPSVYGFNSYELLKYISELNREIFESNPFCLGAAMNVNATNFSGELVRIGKKLEAGAKFFMTQPIFTETAIKNIRQAKREYPDTVMLAGIMPVAGYKNAVFLNNEVSGMTVPNELIDNLKDASTEEARKVSVAFSINTIDALYNYCEGFYFMIPLRKTCLVTDLIDYIKRKETKE, from the coding sequence ATGATAAATAAATATCCCCTTATTTTCGACGGAGGATTTGGTACTCTGTATTACGAGCTGACCTCTGACGAATCGATATGCGAGAAAGCTAATCTTATAACTCCCGAAATTGTAGAAAAAATTCATCGAGAGTATATTAAAGCCGGAGCCGACTGTATAACAACAAATACCTTCGGTATAAATTCAGAAACCTTTCCTGATATTCATGAGCGTATACACACAATAAATGAAGGCTTTTCAATAGCAAACAAAGCGGCTGCGGAATCCGGGCGCGATATAAAGGTTTTTGCGGATTTCGGCACCATGAGTTCCTGTGAAAAGCCCTCGGAAGAATATTTGATTAACGCGAAGGAATTTATTAATCTTAAAGCAAATTATTTCATTTTCGAAACGCAGACTGAGTTCACTCCGCTTATTCCAGCGTTGAAGTATATTAAAGAAAAAAATCCTGACGCGTTTATCATTGTTTCGTTTGCGGTTTCCGCCGATGGCTTTACATCATCAGGATTATACTACAAGACGTTGATATCAGATGCGGAGTATTCGCCGTATACAAGCGCGGTGGGAATAAACTGCGTCTGCGGCCCCGCTCACATGGCGCGTCTCGTCTCTGACCTTCCGAAAACTGTAAAGCCCCTTTCGGTTATGCCAAACGCCGGATATCCTTCAAGTATAAACGGTAGAATATATTTCAGATCGAATTATAAATATTTTGCAGATAAAATCGCAGAAATGCGGGCATACGGAGCGATGATATTAGGAGGCTGCTGCGGCACGACTCCGGAACATATATCAGAAATATCGAATATAATCAAAGGCTCTGCTGACGGAGCAAGCACTGTATATGTGACATCACGGGAAGAGAAGAAACATGAACAAACAGAAAAAGTAACAAATCCGCAATCCGCCCTTTTTTCATCGGGTCGTTCATTGATTCACGGCAAAAAGTTTATCGCGGCCGAAATTGCACCTCCGCCTGATACAGATATATCATATACAGATAAAACTGCTTCCGATTTGTATGAGCGCGGAGCAGACGTAATAACCGTATCCGATTCACCTCTGGCCCGTGTGCGTGCGGATAGCCTTATTACCGCGGCGCATATAAAACATAAAACCGGACTGGATGTTATGCCGCATCTTACGTGCCGCGACAGGAATTTTATAGCGATTAAAGGTGGGCTGATCGCACTTGCATCAGAAGGAATAAATAAAATATTTATAATTACAGGCGACCCTCCGGCAAAAAGCACGGGTATGCGCGTTCCGTCTGTTTATGGGTTTAATTCTTACGAGTTATTGAAATACATTTCTGAGCTGAACAGAGAAATATTCGAGTCAAATCCCTTTTGCCTCGGAGCGGCAATGAATGTAAACGCAACTAATTTTTCCGGAGAGCTTGTTCGCATAGGCAAAAAGCTTGAAGCCGGCGCGAAATTTTTTATGACCCAGCCTATATTCACGGAAACAGCGATAAAAAATATACGCCAAGCTAAACGAGAATATCCCGATACTGTAATGCTTGCCGGAATAATGCCGGTTGCCGGATATAAAAACGCTGTATTTTTAAATAACGAAGTGTCGGGAATGACAGTTCCAAATGAACTTATCGATAATTTAAAAGATGCGTCCACTGAAGAAGCGAGGAAGGTTTCGGTAGCTTTTTCAATCAATACCATAGATGCTCTTTATAATTACTGTGAAGGCTTTTATTTTATGATACCGCTGAGAAAGACCTGTCTCGTCACAGATCTGATTGATTATATAAAAAGGAAGGAAACCAAAGAATGA